One Micromonospora craniellae genomic region harbors:
- the mtrB gene encoding MtrAB system histidine kinase MtrB, with amino-acid sequence MTNSPLPDLDTTSHRRGAAWELWRGLSGRASRLFGGLHQTWRRSLQVRVVTITLVVSSLLVGGFAYLIADKITSILLDNAKADVQLRLMNGAEYAAKQFSLYGQPQEAQLQETIDGTVNYLAGGDPQQNSGVVVALTADNYPGVIEPRTSPSANVRPLISPELRTAVTDGNVANQIVTGRLTSDDDTKYLVYGTPVPTQFGQVELYYFVPLTVQDVTSGQARATVAATGVALVLLLGVLAALVTRLVVLPVRVAARTAQRLSAGLLDQRMAVNGEDDLALLAASFNQMATNLQRQILRLEEMSRLQRRFTSDVSHELRTPLTTVRMAADLIFAERDGFDPAVARSAELLQAELDRFEELLTDLLEISRFDAGFAVLDAEPTDLVPVVHRVVDRLSGLAERVGVTIELDVPSAPVIAEIDPRRVERVLRNLVGNAVEHGEGRPVRITLGMDETAVALTVRDHGVGLKPGEEKLVFNRFWRADPSRARQTGGTGLGLSISLEDARLHGGWLEAWGAPGQGAQFRLTLPARAGDRLTTSPLRLVPADATLPFGGAPAGSLLAIGPGPAGGLTVAPATGAGATPPAPEQRAEVGS; translated from the coding sequence GTGACCAACTCCCCGCTCCCGGATCTCGACACGACGTCCCACCGGCGAGGTGCCGCGTGGGAGTTGTGGCGTGGGCTCAGCGGCCGTGCCTCGCGGTTGTTCGGCGGTCTGCACCAGACCTGGCGGCGCTCGTTGCAGGTGCGCGTGGTGACCATCACCCTGGTGGTCTCCAGCCTGCTGGTGGGCGGGTTCGCGTACCTCATCGCCGACAAGATCACCAGCATCCTGCTGGACAACGCCAAGGCCGACGTCCAGCTCCGGCTGATGAACGGCGCCGAGTACGCGGCCAAGCAGTTCAGCCTCTACGGCCAGCCACAGGAGGCCCAGCTCCAGGAGACGATCGACGGCACGGTCAACTACCTGGCCGGCGGTGATCCCCAGCAGAACAGCGGCGTCGTGGTGGCCCTCACCGCGGACAACTACCCCGGTGTGATCGAGCCCCGCACCTCGCCGTCGGCGAACGTCCGGCCGCTGATCAGCCCCGAGCTGCGCACCGCGGTCACCGACGGCAACGTGGCCAACCAGATCGTCACCGGCCGCCTCACCAGTGACGACGACACGAAGTACCTGGTCTACGGCACGCCGGTGCCGACCCAGTTCGGCCAGGTGGAGCTCTACTACTTCGTACCGCTGACGGTGCAGGACGTGACGTCCGGCCAGGCGCGGGCCACGGTGGCTGCCACCGGGGTCGCCCTGGTGCTGCTGCTCGGGGTGCTCGCCGCGCTGGTGACCCGCCTCGTGGTGCTGCCGGTGCGGGTCGCCGCCCGGACCGCCCAGCGGCTCTCCGCCGGCCTGCTCGACCAGCGGATGGCGGTCAACGGCGAGGACGACCTGGCCCTGCTCGCCGCCTCGTTCAACCAGATGGCCACCAACCTGCAACGACAGATCCTGCGGCTGGAGGAGATGTCCCGGCTGCAACGCCGGTTCACCTCGGACGTCTCGCACGAGCTGCGTACCCCGCTGACCACGGTCCGGATGGCCGCCGACCTGATCTTCGCCGAGCGGGACGGGTTCGACCCGGCGGTGGCCCGCAGCGCCGAGCTGCTCCAGGCCGAGCTGGACCGGTTCGAGGAACTGCTGACCGACCTGCTGGAGATCAGCCGGTTCGACGCCGGCTTCGCGGTGCTCGACGCCGAGCCCACCGACCTGGTGCCGGTGGTGCACCGGGTGGTGGACCGGCTCTCCGGGCTGGCCGAGCGGGTCGGGGTGACGATCGAGCTGGACGTGCCGTCCGCTCCGGTGATCGCCGAGATCGACCCGCGCCGGGTCGAGCGGGTGCTGCGCAACCTGGTCGGCAACGCCGTGGAGCACGGTGAGGGCCGCCCGGTGCGGATCACGCTGGGGATGGACGAGACCGCCGTGGCGCTCACCGTCCGGGACCACGGCGTCGGGCTCAAACCCGGCGAGGAGAAGCTGGTGTTCAACCGGTTCTGGCGGGCCGACCCGTCGCGGGCCCGGCAGACCGGCGGCACCGGGCTGGGGCTGTCGATCAGCCTGGAGGACGCCCGGCTGCACGGCGGCTGGCTGGAGGCGTGGGGCGCGCCCGGGCAGGGCGCCCAGTTCCGGCTCACCCTGCCGGCGCGGGCCGGTGACCGGTTGACCACCTCGCCGCTGCGTCTGGTGCCGGCCGACGCGACGCTGCCGTTCGGCGGTGCGCCCGCCGGAAGTCTGCTGGCCATCGGCCCGGGACCGGCCGGCGGGCTCACCGTGGCGCCGGCGACCGGCGCCGGTGCCACGCCACCCGCACCCGAGCAGCGCGCGGAGGTGGGATCGTGA
- the hpf gene encoding ribosome hibernation-promoting factor, HPF/YfiA family encodes MDIVVKGRNVEVPDHYRVHVADKLAKIERYDHKLIRVDVELFHERNPRQADHCQRVEITCYSRGPVIRAEAGTDDFYSALDAAIAKLDARLRRAADRRRVHRGRHTPISVAAATAGLPVTDLPALAAPAESGTATAVAERPEEEHEEDQPWHIAREKVHPAEPMTVDDALFQMELVGHDFYLFQDKESGRPSVVYRRHAYDYGIISLDI; translated from the coding sequence GTGGACATCGTGGTCAAGGGCCGTAACGTCGAAGTGCCGGATCACTATCGGGTGCACGTAGCAGACAAGCTCGCGAAGATCGAACGCTACGACCACAAGCTCATTCGTGTTGATGTGGAACTGTTCCACGAGCGCAATCCGCGTCAGGCCGATCACTGCCAGCGGGTGGAGATCACCTGCTATTCCCGGGGCCCGGTGATCCGGGCGGAGGCGGGCACCGACGACTTCTACAGCGCGCTCGACGCGGCCATCGCCAAGCTCGACGCCCGGCTGCGCCGCGCCGCCGACCGGCGTCGCGTACACCGTGGCCGGCACACGCCGATCTCGGTCGCCGCCGCCACCGCCGGCCTGCCGGTGACCGACCTGCCCGCGCTCGCCGCGCCTGCGGAGTCCGGCACCGCCACCGCGGTGGCCGAGCGGCCGGAGGAGGAGCACGAGGAGGACCAGCCCTGGCACATCGCCCGGGAGAAGGTCCACCCCGCCGAGCCGATGACCGTCGACGACGCCCTCTTCCAGATGGAACTGGTCGGTCACGACTTCTACCTGTTCCAGGACAAGGAGTCCGGCCGCCCGAGCGTGGTCTACCGGCGGCACGCCTACGACTACGGCATCATCTCGCTGGACATCTGA
- a CDS encoding DUF4129 domain-containing protein — protein sequence MSFSRWWTEATAALGDHVPLPLATLSLVLVTALVAVGWYAWPSWVPRRIPRLRRRTRSRPERTETVREAPAPAVVDVPPVAVLDLADRLSADGRYAEAVRERLRAMLHELTDRRVVGIRPGMTVAEVVTAASTNRPPVGPPLSAAAAIFSELWYAQRGATVDHDHRMREHAARLRHLLAADGQAPPPVAATTRPTDPTGGSGPAHEPGPVDAPGPADGPGPTSKETTW from the coding sequence ATGAGCTTCAGCCGGTGGTGGACCGAGGCCACGGCGGCGCTCGGCGACCACGTCCCGCTGCCGCTGGCCACACTGTCGCTGGTGCTGGTCACGGCCCTGGTCGCGGTCGGCTGGTACGCCTGGCCCAGCTGGGTGCCCCGGCGGATTCCCCGACTGCGTCGCCGTACCCGAAGTCGACCGGAGCGCACCGAGACGGTCCGCGAGGCGCCAGCGCCCGCCGTCGTCGACGTGCCGCCGGTCGCCGTGCTCGACCTGGCCGACCGGCTGTCCGCTGACGGCCGCTACGCCGAGGCGGTCCGGGAACGGCTGCGCGCCATGCTCCACGAGCTCACGGACCGGCGCGTGGTGGGGATCCGGCCGGGCATGACCGTCGCCGAGGTCGTCACCGCCGCCAGCACCAACCGCCCGCCCGTCGGTCCGCCGCTGTCCGCCGCGGCGGCCATCTTCTCCGAGCTCTGGTACGCCCAACGCGGCGCCACCGTCGACCACGACCATCGAATGCGCGAGCACGCCGCCCGGCTGCGGCACCTGCTCGCCGCCGACGGCCAGGCACCGCCACCCGTGGCCGCCACGACCCGACCGACCGACCCGACCGGCGGATCCGGCCCGGCCCACGAACCGGGCCCAGTCGACGCACCAGGCCCGGCCGACGGGCCAGGGCCCACGTCGAAGGAGACCACGTGGTGA
- a CDS encoding DUF4350 domain-containing protein produces the protein MTPRTPRRRHRVVIPVVLGALVLTVTLVSREIDQPDQTDRGFLSPVSTGDDGGSRLAASLTSNGVLVQRETDTVRALRATRGAPATLFVPAPELLHPRTVDALGLLPAGTRLVLVDPPRRVLDAAGLPLRPTARRWATRAVAPHHEGRPCPLPEMTGVGAAAVTRARYAPTGAVEPVELCFAAGLARLRGHSESLVVGASDPFRNSRIDEWGNRAFATRLLAGTGRVVWLNLDGPAPPPPEPPPGPASPPPDRTDSGYGEHDHPDAGTGHGEENAPGDRSGQDASGPARSGQDDSTNPLWSAFPPWFWALLLQLLLAALLVGAGRARRLGPPTPEPLPVTVPAAETVRGRAHLYQRAQARESAAETLRAAARARLARRLHLSADTEREGLTAAVATRTGTPRETVDRLLHGAAPATDQELLDLATGLDRAASADGPAEPRPSPPVPQPRSEGDHR, from the coding sequence GTGACGCCCCGGACCCCCCGCCGCCGGCACCGGGTGGTGATCCCGGTCGTCCTCGGTGCGCTGGTGCTCACCGTCACCCTGGTCAGCCGCGAGATCGACCAACCCGACCAGACCGACCGGGGTTTCCTCTCCCCGGTGTCCACCGGGGACGACGGCGGCAGCCGGCTCGCGGCGAGCCTGACCAGCAACGGCGTCCTGGTGCAGCGGGAGACCGACACCGTCCGGGCGTTGCGGGCCACCCGTGGCGCCCCGGCCACCCTGTTCGTCCCGGCGCCCGAACTGCTGCACCCGCGTACCGTCGACGCCCTCGGTCTGCTGCCCGCCGGCACCCGGCTGGTGCTGGTCGACCCGCCCCGGCGGGTGCTGGACGCCGCCGGCCTGCCGCTGCGGCCCACCGCACGGCGCTGGGCGACGCGCGCCGTCGCACCACACCACGAGGGACGGCCCTGCCCGCTTCCCGAGATGACCGGCGTCGGTGCCGCCGCCGTCACCCGAGCGCGGTACGCGCCGACCGGGGCCGTGGAACCCGTCGAACTCTGCTTCGCCGCCGGCCTGGCCCGACTGCGGGGGCACAGTGAGAGCCTGGTGGTGGGTGCCAGCGACCCCTTCCGCAACAGTCGCATCGACGAGTGGGGGAACCGCGCCTTCGCCACCCGACTGCTCGCCGGCACCGGCCGGGTGGTCTGGCTCAACCTGGACGGTCCCGCCCCACCGCCGCCCGAACCGCCTCCGGGCCCGGCCTCCCCGCCGCCGGACCGGACCGACTCCGGGTACGGCGAGCACGATCACCCGGACGCGGGCACCGGCCACGGCGAGGAGAACGCCCCCGGCGACCGGTCCGGGCAGGACGCCTCCGGTCCCGCCCGCTCCGGGCAGGACGACTCGACCAACCCGCTCTGGTCCGCCTTCCCGCCCTGGTTCTGGGCGCTGCTGCTGCAACTGCTCCTGGCCGCCCTGCTCGTCGGCGCCGGGCGAGCCCGCCGACTCGGCCCGCCGACGCCGGAGCCGCTGCCGGTGACCGTCCCCGCCGCCGAGACGGTACGTGGACGGGCCCACCTGTACCAGCGGGCGCAGGCCCGCGAGAGCGCCGCCGAGACGCTGCGGGCCGCCGCCCGGGCCCGGCTGGCCCGCCGCCTGCACCTGTCCGCAGACACTGAACGCGAGGGACTGACCGCCGCGGTGGCGACCCGTACCGGCACCCCCCGGGAGACCGTCGACCGCCTGCTGCACGGCGCGGCGCCGGCCACCGACCAGGAGCTCCTGGACCTGGCCACCGGCCTGGACCGGGCGGCGTCCGCCGACGGTCCGGCCGAGCCCCGCCCGTCACCCCCCGTACCGCAGCCCCGATCCGAAGGAGACCACCGGTGA
- the mtrA gene encoding MtrAB system response regulator MtrA: protein MRARVLVVDDDPALAEMLGIVLRSEGFMPSFVADGERALAAFRDNRPDIVLLDLMLPGMSGIDVARAIRTESGVPIVMLTAKSDTVDVVLGLESGADDYVVKPFKPKELVARMRARLRRGEDAAPELLTIGPPGNQIAIDVPAHTVSRNGEEVKLTPLEFDLLVALARKPRQVFTREVLLEQVWGYRHAADTRLVNVHVQRLRAKIEPDPERPEIILTVRGVGYKAGTG from the coding sequence ATGAGAGCCCGGGTACTGGTGGTCGACGACGACCCCGCGCTCGCCGAGATGCTCGGCATCGTGCTGCGGAGTGAAGGTTTCATGCCCTCCTTCGTGGCCGACGGGGAACGGGCATTGGCCGCGTTCCGCGACAACCGACCCGATATCGTCCTACTCGACCTCATGCTGCCTGGAATGAGCGGAATCGACGTGGCGCGGGCGATCCGGACGGAGTCCGGCGTACCGATCGTCATGCTCACCGCCAAGAGCGACACGGTCGACGTCGTGCTCGGCCTGGAGTCCGGGGCGGACGACTACGTGGTGAAGCCGTTCAAGCCCAAGGAGTTGGTCGCCCGGATGCGGGCCCGGCTGCGACGGGGCGAGGACGCCGCACCGGAACTGCTCACCATCGGACCGCCCGGCAACCAGATCGCCATCGACGTGCCGGCGCACACCGTCAGCCGCAACGGCGAGGAGGTGAAGCTCACGCCGCTGGAGTTCGACCTGCTGGTCGCGCTCGCCCGCAAGCCGCGGCAGGTCTTCACTCGCGAGGTGCTGCTGGAACAGGTGTGGGGATACCGGCACGCGGCGGACACCCGGTTGGTGAACGTGCACGTCCAGCGGCTACGTGCCAAGATCGAACCGGATCCGGAGCGCCCGGAAATCATCCTCACCGTGCGCGGCGTGGGTTACAAGGCGGGTACCGGATAG
- a CDS encoding DUF58 domain-containing protein: MTWRAAALLAAGALTLPLWPAPFVGVAVMAGAVLLLLVVDLALAAPLRSLTARRDGERAVRLGGTATVVLHLGNLSGRPLRAQVRDAWVPSAGARPDVPPSRVVRVAPGTAVALPSRLTPTRRGDRPAVALTVRSLGPLGLAFRQWGGRPVTPPWTLRVLPRFDSRRHLPEKLSRLRVIDGRQVGRGRGAGTEFDTLREYVPGDDVRSVDWRATARRGEVLVRTWRPERDRRVVCVLDTGRTSAVRLGDEPRLDASIEAALLLTALATRAGDRVDVFAADTEPRARVTGAERPAQWSRLAHALAPLQPALVETDFRLIAGELLRRHRPRSLVVLLTALEPGALGEGLLPVLPRLAARHRVVVAAAQDPVLSTLATGPPRQVEDAYAAAAAWRTFAERDRLTAALANHDVTVIDVPAPRLAPALTDAYLRLKSTGQL, encoded by the coding sequence ATGACCTGGCGGGCGGCGGCGCTGCTCGCGGCGGGTGCGCTGACCCTGCCGCTGTGGCCGGCCCCGTTCGTCGGGGTGGCGGTGATGGCCGGCGCGGTCCTGCTGCTGCTCGTCGTGGACCTCGCGCTCGCCGCGCCGCTACGATCCCTCACCGCCCGGCGCGACGGCGAACGGGCCGTCCGGCTCGGCGGCACCGCCACCGTCGTGCTGCACCTGGGCAACCTCTCCGGTCGGCCGCTGCGCGCCCAGGTCCGCGACGCCTGGGTGCCCTCGGCCGGGGCTCGGCCCGACGTGCCGCCGAGCCGCGTGGTGCGGGTCGCCCCCGGCACGGCGGTGGCGCTGCCCAGCCGACTGACCCCGACCCGCCGGGGCGACCGGCCCGCCGTGGCACTGACCGTCCGCTCGCTCGGGCCGCTCGGGCTGGCGTTCCGGCAGTGGGGCGGCCGACCGGTGACACCGCCGTGGACCCTGCGTGTGCTGCCCCGCTTCGACTCGCGTCGACACCTGCCCGAGAAGCTGTCCCGGCTGCGGGTCATCGACGGCCGGCAGGTCGGCCGGGGACGCGGCGCGGGCACCGAGTTCGACACCCTGCGCGAGTACGTGCCCGGCGACGACGTGCGCTCCGTCGACTGGCGGGCCACCGCCCGGCGGGGTGAGGTGCTGGTACGGACCTGGCGCCCCGAGCGGGACCGACGAGTGGTCTGTGTGCTGGACACCGGGCGTACGTCGGCGGTACGCCTCGGCGACGAGCCCCGGTTGGACGCCTCGATCGAGGCGGCACTGCTGCTCACCGCGCTCGCCACCCGGGCGGGTGACCGGGTCGACGTGTTCGCTGCCGACACCGAGCCCCGGGCGAGGGTCACCGGCGCGGAGCGGCCGGCGCAGTGGAGCCGGCTGGCGCACGCGCTGGCGCCGCTCCAACCAGCCCTGGTGGAGACCGACTTCCGCCTGATCGCTGGCGAACTGCTGCGCCGGCATCGCCCGCGCAGCCTGGTCGTCCTGCTCACCGCGCTGGAGCCCGGCGCCCTCGGCGAAGGTCTGCTGCCGGTGCTGCCCCGGCTGGCCGCCCGGCACCGGGTGGTGGTGGCGGCGGCACAGGACCCGGTGCTGTCCACGCTCGCCACCGGGCCGCCCCGGCAGGTCGAGGACGCCTACGCGGCGGCCGCCGCCTGGCGTACGTTCGCCGAACGTGACCGGCTCACGGCAGCCCTGGCCAACCACGACGTCACCGTCATCGACGTCCCCGCGCCACGCCTCGCCCCCGCGCTGACGGACGCATACCTGCGACTCAAATCCACTGGTCAACTCTGA
- a CDS encoding LpqB family beta-propeller domain-containing protein: MRRRVARGVLGAALALTLTAGCGIPDHSEVQVEQRGPAAEASWSLGRGTEPPTRTASGSDAETFVRNFLAAAAGEPDRAYERVKQFIAAADKPSLQERQGSEVALSVVRLTDDPVIEPDVDSMKVTITVQQVGLLRANGMLVPPLATESTYEFRLVSAGPVGQDDAGFYVSDPPNVLLLSDEALRRYYQAQSIYFWNSDRTRLVPDQRYLSSVVPAERRVSEVVRWLTAGPSEWLRAGASGLPDRTEMINNATGADGRWEVNLDMPGADDGRLEQLATQLAWSLPELEGTVEIKILNQSRKVVDLGGQRSSNPLYTLDGTARYCVYDGAIHGLAVTSEPNRPVPVAAEANRGIVSAGLRRAGPDVLAALVVAGEDGKQRLSVGRGRDVVENFVTGPTRGHTAISRPVWLRSDHGRPYGLVVADGRLYRFDDQAALRPVQLGLPGQVSAVAAALDGHRVALIVDGALYVAAISWEGGVPTVGPARRLVTSLTRSTAVDWGAENRLLVAGSAGRPAIYDVSVDGALETPLREDAGAEVSHLAAYPTMPLSPYPGSFMYEANGVAYRSNPFERIVRDQVQDVTPPPAGVRPGNPTAPFFLY, encoded by the coding sequence GTGAGGCGTCGGGTGGCCCGTGGCGTGCTCGGTGCCGCCCTGGCACTGACCCTCACCGCAGGCTGCGGCATCCCCGACCACTCCGAGGTGCAGGTCGAGCAGCGGGGACCGGCAGCGGAGGCGAGCTGGTCGCTGGGACGCGGCACCGAACCGCCGACCCGGACCGCGAGCGGGAGCGACGCCGAGACGTTCGTGCGCAACTTCCTGGCCGCCGCCGCAGGCGAGCCGGACCGGGCGTACGAGCGGGTGAAGCAGTTCATCGCGGCAGCCGACAAGCCCAGCCTGCAGGAGCGGCAGGGCAGCGAGGTGGCGCTGTCGGTGGTACGCCTGACCGACGACCCGGTGATCGAGCCGGACGTCGACAGCATGAAGGTCACCATCACCGTGCAGCAGGTCGGCCTGCTGCGGGCCAACGGCATGCTGGTGCCGCCGCTGGCCACCGAGTCGACCTACGAGTTCCGGCTGGTCAGTGCCGGTCCGGTGGGCCAGGACGACGCCGGCTTCTATGTCAGCGACCCGCCCAACGTGCTGCTGCTCAGTGATGAGGCGCTGCGCCGGTACTACCAGGCCCAGTCGATCTACTTCTGGAACTCCGACCGCACCCGGCTGGTGCCCGACCAGCGGTACCTCTCCTCGGTGGTGCCCGCCGAACGTCGGGTCAGCGAGGTCGTCCGCTGGCTGACCGCAGGGCCCTCGGAGTGGCTGCGGGCCGGCGCCTCCGGACTGCCCGACCGGACCGAGATGATCAACAATGCCACCGGCGCCGACGGCCGGTGGGAGGTCAACCTGGACATGCCCGGTGCCGACGACGGCCGTCTGGAGCAGCTCGCCACCCAACTGGCCTGGTCCCTGCCGGAGCTGGAAGGCACCGTGGAGATCAAGATTCTGAACCAGTCCCGCAAGGTGGTCGACCTGGGTGGGCAGCGGTCGTCGAACCCGCTGTACACGCTCGACGGCACCGCCCGGTACTGCGTCTACGACGGGGCGATCCACGGGCTGGCCGTCACCAGCGAGCCGAACCGGCCGGTCCCGGTGGCCGCCGAGGCGAACCGCGGCATCGTCTCCGCCGGGCTGCGCCGGGCCGGCCCCGACGTGCTGGCCGCGCTGGTCGTGGCCGGCGAGGACGGGAAGCAACGGCTGAGCGTCGGGCGGGGCCGGGACGTGGTGGAGAACTTCGTGACCGGGCCGACCCGAGGCCACACCGCGATCAGCCGGCCGGTGTGGCTCCGCAGCGACCACGGCCGCCCGTACGGGCTGGTGGTCGCCGACGGCCGGCTGTATCGCTTCGACGACCAGGCGGCGCTGCGGCCGGTGCAACTGGGCCTGCCGGGCCAGGTCAGCGCGGTCGCGGCGGCACTGGACGGACACCGGGTCGCGCTGATCGTCGACGGCGCCCTCTACGTGGCGGCGATCAGCTGGGAGGGCGGGGTGCCCACGGTCGGCCCGGCGCGGCGACTGGTCACCTCGTTGACCCGGTCGACGGCGGTCGACTGGGGCGCGGAGAACAGGCTGCTGGTGGCCGGCTCGGCGGGTCGGCCGGCGATCTACGACGTCAGTGTGGACGGCGCACTGGAGACCCCGCTACGGGAGGACGCCGGTGCCGAGGTGAGCCACCTGGCCGCGTACCCCACCATGCCACTCTCCCCGTACCCGGGCTCGTTCATGTACGAGGCCAACGGCGTCGCGTACCGCAGCAACCCGTTCGAGCGGATCGTGCGGGACCAGGTCCAGGACGTCACCCCACCGCCCGCCGGGGTGCGTCCGGGCAACCCCACCGCGCCCTTCTTCCTCTACTAG
- a CDS encoding ComF family protein, with amino-acid sequence MLPADCAGCRERRSGLRHGVCPECVATLRALRPGPVRPVPAPPGLPSCHALGPYGGPLRETLLAYKDHGRHGLARPLGALLAEVVAAALGQVRPVLLVPVPDTPAAARARYGDHLGRLTRHCAHRLREADWPVRVRRALRAAPRPDSVTLDSAGRAAAAEAAFRARPGLGPAPDGASVVLLDDIVTTGATLAAVSRVLAVHGLSPSVAVVLAATERRRQP; translated from the coding sequence GTGCTGCCCGCCGACTGCGCCGGGTGCCGGGAACGCCGGTCGGGGCTGCGGCACGGGGTGTGTCCGGAGTGCGTCGCCACGCTACGCGCGCTGCGTCCCGGGCCGGTACGGCCGGTACCCGCCCCACCCGGACTGCCGTCCTGTCACGCCCTGGGCCCGTACGGCGGGCCGTTGCGGGAGACCCTGCTGGCGTACAAGGACCACGGCCGGCACGGCCTGGCGCGACCGCTCGGCGCCCTGCTGGCCGAGGTCGTGGCGGCGGCCCTCGGCCAGGTACGCCCGGTGCTGCTGGTGCCCGTGCCGGACACCCCGGCCGCCGCCCGGGCCCGGTACGGCGACCATCTCGGCCGGTTGACCCGGCACTGTGCCCACCGGTTGCGCGAGGCGGACTGGCCGGTGCGGGTCCGCCGGGCGCTGCGCGCCGCGCCGCGTCCGGACTCGGTCACGCTGGACAGTGCCGGGCGGGCGGCCGCCGCCGAGGCGGCGTTCCGGGCGCGACCCGGCCTCGGTCCGGCACCGGACGGGGCGAGCGTGGTGCTGCTGGACGACATCGTCACCACCGGGGCCACCCTGGCGGCGGTCAGCCGGGTGCTGGCCGTGCACGGGTTGTCGCCGTCGGTGGCGGTGGTGCTCGCCGCGACCGAGCGAAGGCGCCAACCGTAA
- a CDS encoding AAA family ATPase — protein sequence MTRPAAIADPLAADPARATLHRLRAEVAKAVVGQDAVVAGLVVALLCRGHVLLEGVPGVAKTLLVRTLAAALDLTARRVQFTPDLMPGDVTGSMVFDSRTAAFTFREGPVFTNLLLADEINRTPPKTQSALLEVMEERQVTVEGERRGLPDPFIVVATQNPVEYEGTYPLPEAQLDRFLLKLTVPLPNRDEELGVLRAHHAGFDPSDLAGAGVGPVAGAADLATARAAVSRVHIAEPLLGYVVDLCRATRAVPALELGASPRGATGLLGAAKAWAWLSGHDHVVPDDVKAMARPTLRHRLRLRPEAELEGVAVDSVLDTVLATVPTPR from the coding sequence GTGACCCGACCCGCCGCCATCGCCGACCCACTCGCCGCCGACCCCGCCCGGGCCACGCTGCACCGGTTGCGCGCCGAGGTGGCCAAGGCGGTCGTCGGGCAGGACGCCGTCGTGGCCGGCCTCGTCGTCGCGCTGCTCTGTCGGGGCCACGTGCTGCTGGAGGGCGTACCGGGGGTGGCCAAGACGCTGCTGGTGCGTACGCTCGCCGCCGCGCTGGACCTGACGGCCCGGCGGGTGCAGTTCACCCCGGACCTGATGCCCGGTGACGTCACCGGCTCGATGGTCTTCGACTCGCGCACCGCGGCGTTCACCTTCCGCGAAGGGCCGGTCTTCACGAATCTGCTGCTCGCCGACGAGATCAACCGGACCCCGCCGAAGACCCAGTCCGCGCTGCTCGAAGTGATGGAGGAACGGCAGGTCACCGTCGAGGGCGAGCGCCGCGGCCTGCCCGACCCGTTCATCGTCGTGGCGACCCAGAACCCGGTGGAGTACGAGGGCACCTACCCGCTGCCGGAAGCCCAACTGGACCGTTTCCTGCTCAAGCTGACCGTGCCGCTGCCCAACCGGGACGAGGAACTGGGGGTGCTCCGCGCGCATCACGCCGGCTTCGACCCCAGCGACCTGGCCGGTGCCGGTGTGGGCCCGGTGGCCGGTGCCGCCGACCTCGCCACGGCCCGGGCGGCGGTGAGCCGGGTACACATCGCCGAACCGCTGCTCGGCTACGTCGTCGACCTGTGCCGGGCCACCCGTGCCGTACCCGCGCTGGAACTGGGTGCCTCGCCCCGTGGCGCCACCGGCCTGCTCGGCGCCGCCAAGGCGTGGGCCTGGCTCAGTGGCCACGACCACGTGGTGCCCGACGACGTCAAGGCGATGGCCCGGCCGACCCTGCGGCACCGGCTCCGGCTGCGTCCCGAGGCCGAGTTGGAGGGCGTCGCGGTGGACTCCGTGCTGGACACGGTGCTCGCCACCGTGCCGACCCCGCGATGA